A part of Synergistales bacterium genomic DNA contains:
- a CDS encoding triphosphoribosyl-dephospho-CoA synthase translates to MAWACQLACQLEVAADKPGNVTYHKPFADVAAEQFLASSIAIGPAFRRIADRGVGAVILQAVEDTRYLVDSNTNLGMLLLLAPLARAALRTRPRTFRDRVGAVLEELTVADTADVYRAIRLAMPGGLGGAHRYDVCGETPAVPLQEAMKEAAPRDSVAGEYVTSFATTFSIGLPVLRRALSHGHRLRDAVTQSYLVT, encoded by the coding sequence GTGGCCTGGGCCTGCCAGCTGGCCTGCCAGCTGGAGGTGGCCGCCGACAAGCCCGGGAACGTGACCTACCACAAGCCCTTCGCCGATGTGGCGGCCGAGCAGTTTCTGGCCAGCAGCATCGCCATCGGACCTGCCTTCCGCCGTATCGCCGACCGGGGGGTGGGCGCCGTCATCCTGCAGGCCGTGGAGGACACCAGGTATCTGGTGGACAGCAACACCAATCTGGGGATGCTGCTCCTGCTGGCGCCGCTGGCCAGGGCGGCGCTGCGGACCCGGCCGCGGACTTTCCGGGACCGGGTCGGTGCCGTCCTGGAGGAGCTCACCGTCGCCGATACCGCCGATGTCTACCGCGCCATCCGGCTGGCCATGCCCGGCGGTCTTGGCGGGGCCCACCGCTACGACGTATGCGGGGAGACGCCCGCGGTGCCGCTGCAGGAGGCCATGAAGGAGGCCGCCCCCCGGGACAGCGTGGCCGGGGAGTACGTCACCTCCTTCGCCACGACCTTTTCCATCGGTCTCCCCGTTCTGCGGAGGGCTCTCTCTCATGGGCACCGACTGCGGGACGCCGTGACCCAGAGCTACCTCGTCAC